The region AGGCCCCAAGGCTCCCCGACATCCTCCCCGAGAAGAGGTAAGCCGACGGTACAGCGCAGGCGACAACTGCGGTGGAAAGGGCGATAGCCAAGGCTGTCAGTCTCTTCATAGCACTAGACCATTGAGTCTGCGCCTCCTGACTGTGACGCCGCCAATATGGGAATCCGAGTAGGGATTGCCGGTCGTCCATGTTTGTCGAGATGGAGTTATCCGATCTGCCACGGGGCACGTTGCGAAGGAGGTGCGTAAGTACTTCCCTACGCCCCAAAATCCTCGTCGTCGGGCGTTGGGCCCGTGTCGTACCGCATCGGCACGCCGCTCAAGTAGCCCTCCACCTCAGAGGCGCTGATGAGCACTTCTCGAGGCCTTGGGCCGTCTCGCGGACCCACGATCCCGCGCTCTTCCATGGTGTCGAGGAGCCGCGAAGCCCGCTGAAAACCGATGCTGAACTTGCGCTGAAGCATGCTCGTACTGGCCTCGCCTCGGTTGACCACCCATCGAACCGTGTCTTCCCAAAGGGCGTCGGGGCCCTCGTCGTCGCCGCCTCTGGTTCCTCCGTCCCTCTGTCCCTCGGACGCCGAAAAGGCCGCGGGATCGATAGCGTAGTGCGGCTTCTCCTGTTCCTTCCAGTGGCCTACCACCCGCTCGATCTCTTTTTCCGACACGTAGCAACCCTGGATTCGCGAGGGCTTGCTGGCGTCGATCGGCATGAACAGCATGTCGCCCATGCCGATGAGCTTCTCCGCGCCGGCCGAGTCGAGGATGGTCCTCGAGTCGATCTGGGAGGTGACAGAGAAGGCGATTCGCGAGCTGATGTTGGCTTTGATGGTGCCTGTAATGACGTCCACGCTCGGGCGCTGGGTGGCGACCACCAGGTGTATGCCCGTCGCGCGGGCAAGCTGTGCCAGACGCGCAATGCTCGTCTCAACCTCTGCGGCGGCTTGGATCATGAGGTCGGCGAGCTCGTCGATGACCAGTACGATGTAAGGCATCTTCTCCTGGAAGCTCGCCTTGCCGTTCCAGCCCTCGATGTTTCGGACCCCGGCATCGCTGAACACGTCGTATCGGCGGTCCATCTCCCTCCAGAGCGCCCGCAGGACGCCGGGAGTCTGTTTCACGTCCTTGACCACTGGGCACATGAGGTGTGGCAGCCCCTCGAAGAGCGTGAACTCGACGCGCTTCGGGTCGACGAGCACCAGGCGCACGTCCTTGGGCGTGTTGCGCATGACGAGCGCCATGATGAGCGACGCGAGGCCGATGGACTTGCCGCTGTTGGTGGCGCCGCCGATCAGCAAGTGGGGCATTTTCGAAAGGTCGGTAAAGCGGTTCGCGCCCCCCACGTCTTGGCCGAGGGCAATGCATAGTCGAGAGGCGTGGTCGCGAAAGTCCTTGGTGTCCAGCATCTCGCGCAGCGCGATGCTGGAGCGGTGCGCGTTTGGCACTTCGACGCCGATAGCGGCCTTTCCAGGGATCGGAGCCTCGACGCGAACGTGCGACGCGGCCATGTTCATCGCCATGTTGTCGGCCAGCGCCACGATGCGGTTGACCTTGATGCCGGGGCCAAGCTGAACCTCATAGCGGGTGATGGTCGGACCCGTGGCGACCTCTACGACGTTGGCCTCGATGCCGAACTCCTCCAAGGTGGATTCCAGTATCTGGATGTTCTGCGACATCTCCTGCGGCGAGCGGGTGGGCCTGGGCTTGGGCTCATCGAGCAGGCTTAGCGGCGGCAACGTGTAGCCCTCTTTCGGGCCAAGGTCGGTTTCAATTCCGAGCGTCGGTTGCTCCAGGTCCCGAATGACCGGTTTGGGCTTGGGCCGTTCGGTGGGCTGCTCGTCGGACTCAGACTCTGGGACCTGCGCGACCGCTCGGCTTTCAAACGGCCGTTTGGTTGGGCGCGCGGGGACCTTGCCCGCTTGCTTCTTTGGCTTGAGCTTCAGGGCCTGGGCTCGCTCTGCAAGCGCTCCCAGTATCGCGTGAAGGGGCATCTGGAAGCAGAGCACCAGCCCGACCATGCCGAGCGCGCCAAGACCCACGGGCTTGGCCTTTCCCAAAAGGGCTTCAAGGGCCCAGCCAATGACGGCGCCGACGAGTCCGCCGGACTCCCCGGCCACGATCGGGTCGAAATAGTCGCCCTGGCCCGCTCTTGCGATTGCGCCCAGAAGCGCAAAGAACAGGAGCCCAAGCCCCCAACCCAGTCGCAGGCGGTCGGAGTGCCGCTTGCCTGCGATGAACCCAATACCTAGGAGCGCCGCATAGGCGGCCACGCCCCACGAGCCCACCCCAAAGAGAAGCTGGAAGAAACTGCCGATGGCAGAGCCGAACAGCCCGGCGTCCGCGGTCCAAAGGGCGATGCCGATGGTGATCCCTAGGGCGAGCAGGACCACACCCCACAGGTCCGCAACGCGGTGGCTGGGAGCAGCAGCGCGCTGACGCCCTGCCGTAGTCGGCTTCCGGGGTCGGGTCTTCATCCGTGTGATCCTATCATGCCATCCATGGCACGATGCGAATCATTATAGCTTGAGGAATCGGGGAAGCTGGGCCATCCCCCTCCTCTTGCACCGGAGGAGAGGAGGGGTCATGGGTCGCAGGTCGCAGGTCAGAGATAGCGGAAGGCCCCCTCCTCCCGCCCTGGAGGAGGAGCGGGCTGGCGGTGGAGGTTCCGGGGTATGGGGTCCAGGGTTTGGGGTCGCGGGTAGCAGGTCGCAGGTCGCGATTAGTGGAAGGCCCCTTAGGCCGCCGCGAACTGCACCAGCCCGATCGGGTTGCCGTCCGGGTCCTTGATCTCCGCGCCGAACCCGACACCTGGAATCTCATACCGTTCGCGAACGACTTGACCTCCCGCCGAGCCGGCCTTCTGCGCCGTGGCCGTCACGTCCTCGACCTGAATCCAGATCGCCGTGAAGCTGGCTGGGGTCACCGAGTCGGTCTGAAAGAGCCCGCCGACGTGGTCATCCCCCGACGCGAAGACACGCATGGGCCCGAACTCCCGAAACTGCCAGCCAAAGGTGGCCTCAAAGAAGCTTTGCGAGCGGTCGAAGTTGGTGCATTCGAATTCGATGTGGCAGACAGTGTTCATGGCCATGGTCTTCTCCAATTGGGTCGGAAGTGCATTGTAAGCCAATCCACTGGATTGGGAATTGTCCTGACTTGCGAAAAGTGGTGCGTGTCTCCACCCCCAGACCCCCTCTTCGTTTTGGCAACAAAGGGGTCCCCACGCTTCATCCCTTCATCACCTCGATTCACCAGTGCCACGATGCCTTAAAGCCCTCGAGCTTCCGCACCGCTTCTCCCTTCGCCCAGCACCCCGCACCCCTTCCTCTTCCTCCGCCGGTTATCAGTAAGCCAAGAGCTGCAGCAACACCATCGCGTTGTGCAGCACGTGCAGGAGGATGGAAGGAACCAACGACCGGGTTTGGTAGGCAAGCATCGCGCTCATCGCGCCGACCGTCGCCAGGGGCAGCCAAGCGGGGATTCCCGTGGGGTGGATAGCCCCGAAGAGCAGACTCGAAGCCACGATCGCCCAAACCGGCTTCTTGAAAAGACCCTCGAACGCGGGCAGCAGAATGCCGCGAAACAAGATTTCCTCGAAAATCGGCCCCAGCACCACCGCCGTCAGCCCGAAGCAGACCCAATTCGCTGTGCTCTGCCCACCCTTGAAAACCTCGACCAACGGATGCTCAGGCGGGGGCAGGCTCCTTAGGAACATAAAGGAGACGGACTCGGCGATGATGAGCAGCGGCTGGAGTGCAGCAAGGCCGCACAGCGACCATGTCGCATAAGTCGCGAACGAGCTTGCGCGAAACCCTAGCGCGTGGAGGATGGAAACACCGCGGAGCGGCTGGCCATGGAGTACCGCGAAGACGACGGCCAGGGTGAGCACCGTCGAAACCAGCGACCTACCCGGCATCGTCAGTGTCGACGCTCCTGCGAAGTGCACGACGGTCCCGATCAGGTTGAACAGCGCGAAAAAGCCGACGGCGATCAGAGCAAAGCGGTCCGACTCTGCAAAGGAAAGTCGTCCGGCGGGGTGCCCCAATGGCGCCCACTTGCCCTTGCGCCGCTGAATCGAATAGGTCACCAAGAGGATGCCTCCGGCGGCCAACAGGAACTGCAGCCCCAGCAGGGATCCTCCATAAAGCATGATCTTGCCAAAGGGAAGCTCGCGCTTGCGGGCGCCCTTGTCCCCGGCAAGCTCACCGGCGTGCACCCGAGCCATCGTCCAGGCGAACCCCTGCCCGACGAGCTTGGGTACGGTTTCCTTCGCCAGATTCGGCGATGGAGCAGGTTCGGCGTAGATCACCGCCGCAGCCTGGAACGCAGCGTCCTTCGACCGCTTCAGCGCGGCCACGGCCTCGGGTGGAACCTTGGACCGCTGCTCGCGCCGGATCGCGGCGAGCAGCAGCGCCGCCTCTGGCTCGGTTTTCGACGGAACCGCCAGCGTTTCCGCCGCGCCGTCGAGCATGGACAAAAACTGCTTTCGGTCGCGCTCCTCCGCTTCGATAGCCGCCTTCTTCCCGGGCGTCATCGGCCCCTCTTGAGACTCCTTTGGGGACAATCGCTCGAGCCATTCGTGCGTGTAGACCGCCGATCGGAGGATCTGCTCCTGGTTGGAGTATTTCGGACCCTCCGCCTTGCTCCGGCTGAAGTAGCCCGCGGTCTGAGCCACGACCAGGAAGCCAAACAGCAAGACGACCAGGATCCAGCCGATCGGCGGGGGCTTGGGGCCACTCGGCTCCGGCGGCTCAGGTGCCGACAAATCGAATTCAGGAAGGCTCACTGGGCCCCGAGCCCCCGCTCTCCGAAGCTGATCGTATAGGTGCTCTGACGGGTGATGATTGCCATGACCATCCAAATCGCATCCGCGGCATATTCGGCCACCAAAATGCCCAGCGCCGCGTCGCGAAGCTTGTCATACCCCTTCAGGCCGTAGTAGCGCTGGACAAAGCGCTTGATGAGGAGCACCACGAGGATGCCAAACCAGTAGTAATCCACCCCGAAATTCATCGCCAGCACGTAGCCGGCGGGGTGCAGCGGGAACGCTGGGACGCGGAACCGCACAAAGTCGAGCAGCGCCACTACCGCGAACCCGAACACAGTCATGGTGATGCCGATGACATCGGGTCCGTGGCGGTTGTTGACCATGTTCTGAAGGTAATAGAGCCCGTCGTCCCATCGCCGGTACTCACCGGTCCGATAGCTAAAGACGTGCAGGAAGAAGTAGGCCAGGAGCAGGGCCACAGCGCTCGATGCAAAGGTGAGGCCGAAAATGCGCTTGAGGTTGAGCCCCTCCATTTGGCCCATCTTCAGGGTCTCGAGCTGGTATGGCTGCGGATGAGTGCGATAGATCCGGTTCATGATGATGAACACTTGGTTCACCCACACGGCCTGGCGGTTCGTGACCCACTGGTTGCCCAGGAACCGGTGCATGATGCTGTTCGGCCCAAAGAACGCGAACTCGTGCGTTGGCGGCCCCAACTGGGCCCGGATGCGGGTCAGCACGAAGCTGAACACCAGGAACAGCCCGAAGTAGGGGACCATGTAGGCTACCGAGAGCGAGCCGACCAGCCCATACCAGACCACCACGCCAAAGGAGAACAGAAGCATCAGGAAGGCCCAGCGGTGGGTGATGCCCCCATCATCCTCCTTTTCCCCTGTCCAGATGGCACGCCAAACGCCCCTCAGATAGGAGCGAGATACCCACAGCGCGCCGAGGAACATCGCAATCACACCACCCCAGGTCTGTTCGTCGAAGTAAGGCGGCCCGGGCGAGATGTAGGTGCCGGCAAACGTCCCCTGGGGATAGCCGTAGGAGGCCAGAACCACGTGCGTCGCCTTTCTGAGCAAGAAGAAGAAGACCAGGCTGAAGATCAGGTCATTCGGCATGAACACGGCGATCGCAGCCATGAACGGGTAAATCGAGATGCTGAACTGCCCGATCTGGTTCCAGGGCGGCTCGGTGAAGATCCAACTGATTTCGGCGAGGTCCTTGACCGGCACGCGGGGAAGGTTCGGATACAGGAAGTTGAAGCCGTTTAGGATGTCGATGGCGAACATCACCCCGAACGCGATCCACATGGTTTTGGAGCGCCACATCGGGCCTGCGCCGCCCTTCTCGTTGATCGCGACGGGGAGTTGGATCAACGGGAAGGTGAGCCGCTCGGTCTTGCACCAAGCCCCACGCATCAGCGAGTTCACGCAGTAACAGGCCAGGCTGATCGCCAAGAACAGCCCCGCCCAACCCAGATAGAGAGGCCAAAAGATGGGGAGTTTGCCCACCACGTACCAGAAGCCGCGCCCGCCGTGGGCGATGTCCATGACCTTGTCCGGGTCCTTGATCGCCAGCCAGTCCGGCATTTCCTTGAGGAAGTACTTTTGGATCGTGGGGTCTTTCGCGCCATCCACGGCGAACATGTGCATCGCCGAATGCTCGACCCAGGCCCATTCGGACCCCACCGCTGAGCCCACGCTCAGGATGGCCCAAATCACCAGGAAGTCGGGCTGATTGAAGGCCAGCCTCGGGGTCCAAAGACGGAGCGGAAGGTTTACAAGCGCGAGCAAAAGCATCGCGCCAACCGGCGCCACCAGCAGCGAGAACATCGAGGAGTACTGCTGGTTCGCGCAGGCAAAGACTACGAAAGGCAGGAGCACGAACGCGGCTACAACCGCCCGCCCCCTGATCCGCTTGAAAGCGGGCTCAGGAAGGGGTTGTGCGGCCTGGTCGGGCTCGGTCATGGCTACATGGAGTGTTCGGGGTGGATGGGTTCAATCCTGCCTGTGTTGCCTGGGGCGCAGGAGCAGCTTGTTTCCATAGCGCCTCACTAAATCCCCCGTCCCTTGGAGGGCGAAGCTCCGTCCGAGCCGACCAAGGCTATAAGCTCACTCAGAGGCGCGCCAAAAGCCAAGGACCCGTTGTCAGGCTGACACCCGAGCCTATTGCAGAGATTGGCAACCGGGCCGAGTCTGGAGACTCGCGCTCCTCGGCCCGCGAGACCGTTCATGGGATCAGCCTCACGGTGCTTTTCGCTTGCTCTTTCCTGCCGCCCACTCGATTCCCTTCGCAAGGCTCTGCATGAACAAAGGCTCAGCGTAGGTCTCCTTTACGTGGCCCATGGCGTTGTACCAGGCCCTTCCGCCGCCGTATTCGTGCTTCCACATGATCGGGTGGTCGCCCATGCCCCCGCCCTGGTAGGTGCTCTCATCGAGCGAAGCCAATACGTGGACCTGGCCCCTAGGATTGCTCCGAAAGCTGTACCACTCGTCGCGCCGCTTCCAGAGCTCGGGAAGCATCCTGGTGCTCGGATCATTGCGGTCTTCGACCTTCGTCACGGCTTCTTGGATGGCCGGGTGGCTTTTGAACCATGCGCCCACCAGCTTGCCGTACCAGGGCCAGTCGTATTCCGTGTCACTTGCGGCGTGAATGCCAACATAGCCGCCGCCCCTTTTCACAAAGCCCTCGAAGGCGGTCTGCTGATCGTTGTTCAGACAGTCGCCGGTGGTGCATTCGAAGATGACCACATCGAAGCGTTGAAGGCTTACCGGGTTGAACACGGAAGCGTCCTCCGTGTGCTCCGAGGTCCACTTCAAGTCCGCGCACATCTTCCGAATCGCCTCGTGGGCCACGGGGATGCAGTCGTGGCGGAAGCCGGCGGTCTTTGAAAAGACCAAAACCGAAATCGGCTTGGGTTGGCTCCTGACCCTCTCAGGGAACTCTCCGAACTGGGGATCCTGGCCGACAGCAGAGGTCAAGACAGCGGCAAGAAGCATCGAGATGGCCATATCGTAGTTATAGCGCAACGAAAGCAGACAATTTGGGGTCAAAATGGCGACATGATCGCATTGCTCGCTGCAACCGTTCTTCTGCAAACCGACAACATGCTCACTCCGGCAGAGGTCAAGGCCGGCTGGCAGCTTCTTTTCGACGGCAAGACCACCAAGGGTTGGCACAACTTCAAGGCCAAGGGCGTAAAGCCCGGCTGGACCGTCAAAGACGGCGTGCTGACCAGCAGCGACCCCGGCAACGCCGGTGACATCGTCACCGACGAGCAGTTCACTTGGTTCGAACTGCAGCTCGACTACAGGAACACCGTCGGCGGCAACAGCGGGATCATGTTCCGCGTCGTGGACGGCGAGGAAACCTGGCACAGCGGCCCCGAGGTCCAGATTTATGACTATCAGGGCGCCGCAGGCGCGCAAAAGACCGGGTGGCTCTATGAGCTTTATCCCGGTGAGAAGGAAACCACCAACCCGCCCGGCCAGTGGGACCACCTTCGGCTGCTCGTTTCACCCGAGAAGTGCCAGACCGACATCAACGGGGCGAAGTACTACGAGTTTGTGATCGACAGCAAGGACTGGTGGGACCGGGTAGCCAAGAGCAAGTTCTCTGAGCATCCCGAGTTTGCCAAGGCCAAAACGGGTTCAATCGGCATCCAGGGCGACCACGGCGTGGTCAGCTTCCGAAACATCAAGATTCGGAAGATCAAACCCAGAGGCTAGTAGCCATCTCAACATCCTGGACGACGTGTACCGGAGGAACTGAGGGACAAAGGAACGAAGGGACGCGGACCTGTAGCCGCAGAGCCTGCCCCGACTCGTCGGGGTCTTTAGCCTGCGTCCGGGCATTTATGAGATAGCTTGGTGCCTATCAGGCCGGTTTCAAAGTCGCTGAACCCTCATGACGCTTCTTCGTCATGGGGGTTTTTCTTCATGGCAGCGACAGTTGGTCCAGATAAGTGTCTTCGAACGTCGGGTCCAGGTTGAGTTCGACAACCTCCACGCCGTGCCGAGCCAAGGAAAGTTCATTCAAGGTGTTCATGTCCAGCAGACAAAGGGTGGCTCCGGCGAGCGACGTGTTGCCCACCAGTTGGATTTGGCTCTCTGTGAACCCGGGAAGTAGGCCGCAGCCAATGGCTTTGCCCAAGTCCAAGTGCATGCCGAAACCGCCGGCAAGGTACAGGGTCTTGACGTTCTTCGGCGACATCCCCTTGCGTGCGAGCAACGTGAGGATTCCTGCCGCGATCGCGGCTTTGGCTTGCAGAAGTTTGGCGACGTCGCCTTCCGTGACCACAATTGGACGCTTGCCTTGGCCGTAAGCCAGCCGAAGGCTCACGCCGTGGTCGGAGGGCATCTTCCAGGCGTCGAGCCCCTCCACCTCCTGAATGCGCCCAGTCGGGCTGAGCAGCCCAACGCGCCGACCCTCTGATAAAAAATCCACATACGCCGAGCCGCAGATGCCGGTCGGTTTCATTCCGGGCGGGCCTATCTTCTCGACCGTGACGCCCAGGGGATCGGCGGAAAGGTGGACGTAGGAGATTGCTCCCTCACCGGCACGGATACCGCATTGGAGCCCGCTGCCCTCGAATGCCGGACCTGCGGCGGTAGCGCAACCGAGCACATGCCCGTCCACGTTCAGCAGGATCTCGCCGTTCGTGCCGACGTCTACTAATAGGCTTGGCCCTTCGTCGTAGAGCAAACCCGATGCGAAGAGCCCGGCCGTCAAATCCGCGCCGATGTAAGCCGCAATCGAAGGCAGCAGATGAACAACGGCCCCGGGTGGATCCAGGCCCAATTGACCCGCCTCGAAGGGAGCCTGCTCCAGAAAGGCAGGTGTGAAGGGGGCGAAGCCGAGCGGCGTCGGGTCCACTCCCATCAAGAGGTGCAGCATCGTCGTGTTCCCGGCGATGGAAAGAGCCCTGATTCTGCTCGAATCGGGTGCGGCTTCGGCGATCAGCGGCTTCAGCGTCTCCTCGACAATAGCCTTCTGCAAGAGGCCGAGCATCGTCGGATCGGTCGAGCACAAGTTGATTCGTGTGAGCACATCGTCGCCAAAGTGCATTTGCTTGTTGAATCCCGAGGCTCGGCCAACGACCTCCCCACGGCTTAGGTCCAGCGCCTGAATCGCGATGGTGGTCGTCCCGATGTCGATGGCGACGCCAATGCCTTCTTGAGCCACCGGATCCTTCGCGATGGGAACGTTCACCCGGTAGCTGTCGAGAACCTGTGGCGCGTAGGCGAGCCGCGAGCGCTGAGGCACCCTGAGCACCAGCAAATCGCCGCTCGGCTTGTACCGGCAGCCCTGCAGTTCCATCGGGGAGTCTGGCGTGACTTCAAGTTCGCCGCCATCGACATGCTGCAGGGAACCCTGAATCACATCCACCATGCACCCTGCGCAAAGGTCGCGCTCGCCGCAACGGGTGTTGAGCGGCAGATTGAACGACCTGAGGATCTGTGCGATCGACCGATTTGCCTGATCTGCGCCGAGCACCAATTGCTCGGTTTGCTCTTCTAGCTGCACCTCAATGCGCATCGTTCGGCACCGCCTCGATCACCCGCTCGTCGGCTGTCAGCCGGAGGGTCTGTCCTGCCTCCAGAACCAGGAACCTGTCGGAGTCCCAATCCCCATTCAAGAGCGCCTGTAACAAGCTAGGATCGCCTTGCTGCCGGTCGAACGCCCAGCCCAGCCACGTCGCGCACTTCTGGGTGTAGCGAATGTCCCGCTCGGTGGCGCCGGGACCGAGGTCCACATAAGTCGCCCGGTCATACGTCGAAAACCAGTGCTGCTCGGTCTCCATCAAGAACTCGGCGTTGTCCTCGCCGTACTTCTCGACATACTCGCCCTTCAGACGGTTGTAGCGCTCCTCCCCTGGTGGGATGTGGTGGCGGTTCCAGCCGGGGCTGTACCAATAGGTCCCAGGGTTCTTCCTGACGTATTCGGCGTAGCGCTCCTTGCTGCCGAGGAGGAGCGTGATGCAGTCGTGAGCCCGTGATATCACCAGCTTGGCACGGCGCGACGTCACGCCCTCGGTGCCCCGGCTGCAGAGCCCGTAGCCCAGGACAATGGCCTCGGCGTCCGTCTCCGCCTCCACCTTGTCGATGGCGGCCTGGAGGTCGCGGCGCAGACGGTCCGGCTCGTTGTGCAGTCCCTGGGGCATCAGGTCGATGCGCAGAATGTGCGATAGACCCTGGGCAAAGTGGGCCACCTCGTCCTCCAGCACCGCGCAGGTGATCACGACGGTTCTGGGTTTTGGGTTCTCAGGCGGATTCATGTCGCTCTCTTCTTGTTCGGCACGCGTCGTGGCCCCACCCAGAGACCCACAAGCTGATTTTGGTTCAACCCAGCCCCTACATGCCGGATTTCTATACTTTACAAAAATGGAACCTTTCAGTGTGCTCCTGGCACAATCTCGCAAGATAGACTGAACGCGCCATCACCCACGGGTGCCACTAGCGCTCGGGCATCGGCCAGGGGCACTAGAACCAAGCTCGCGGGAAACTGAGCGAAGCACTATGAGCGAACATCAACCCCTCACCGACGCGGTCGTCAAAGGGGACCGCGGCACTGCCACCCAACTCACCCAGTCCCTTCTCGACTCCGGCACACCGCCGCAAAACGTTCTCGCCAGCCTGGTCGAGGGCATGGACATCGTCGGCGACCGATTCCAGCGCAACGAGGCCTTTGTGCCTGAGATGCTGATCGCCGCTCGAGCGATGAAAGAGAGCATGGCCATCCTGGAGCCGCATCTGGTCAAGGCCGGCATCCGCCCCGAGTACACAGCCGTCATCGGCACGGTTCAAGGCGACCTTCACGACATCGGTAAGAACCTGGTCGCGATGATGTGGCGCGGCGCGCATTTCAATGTCGTGGACTTGGGCACCAACGTTTCGGCCGACAAGTTCGTCGAGGCGGCGCGCGACAACAACGCCCATCTTGTGGGCTTGAGCGCCCTGTTGACGACGACGATGCCGGCGATGAAGGACACCGTTTCGGCCATCCGGTCAGCTGGACTTTCGTCGAAGGTCATGATTGGAGGCGCTCCCATTACGCAGGAGTTTGCCGACTCGATCGGGGCCGACGCCTTCGCTCCCGACGCCGCCAGCGGCGTGGACATCGCGCGCAAACTTTTGACCGCGTAAACCGTTATGCGACAGACGCTTCTCAGCAGCCGAGAGCGTGTCAACCGCATGTTTCGGCGTCAGGACCACGACTGCGTGCCGCGCGCCGACAGTTTTTGGACGGAGACGGTGGAGCGCTGGCGCAACGAGGGGCAGGAGGGCGATGTCTCTCAGATCCTGGGCGCCGACTTTCGGGGCCTTTGCTGGTCCGATCCCAGACCTTGGCCCGGACAGAGGCGACTGGTCTCCGAGGACGGCCGCACCCAGACCTACGTGGATGAATGGGGCAACACCGTCCGTTACTGGAAGCACCGTTCCGGCACTCCCGAGCATGTGGGCTTCGGCTGTACGAGTCGGAGGGCCTGGGAAGAGACCTTCAAACCGAAGCTTCTTGAAGCTTGGCCGTTCGTGAACCCTTGGGCGAGCGAACGCGACTGGATTCAGGGCCAACGCAACGGTCTGTGGACCTATTTCGCGGGCCTTGAGACCTTCGAAATGACGCGCAGGCAGCTTGGCGACGAAGAGTTCTTGATCAGCCTGATTGAGGACCCCGAGTGGATGCGCGATGTCTCGGAAACGATGACGAACTTGGTGCTCCGCGACTTCGAGCTTCTCCTTTCAAAGGGAATCCAGCCCGACGGAATCTGGATCTATGGCGACATGGCCTATCGTCGCGGCCCCATGTGCGGGCCAGACATGTATCGCGAGCTGATCTGGCCCGACCACAAACGGATGGCCGACTGGGCGCACGAGCGGGGCCTGCCGTTCATCTTCCACACCGATGGCGACGTGAACTCCGTGGTCGACCACTATATCGAAGCCGGGTTCGATTGCCTGCAACCGCTAGAGGCCAAGGCCGGGATGGATGTTAGGCAGCTTGCCCCCAAATACGGCGAAAAGCTCGCTCTCTTTGGAAACATCGACGTCATGGTGATGGCCTCGAACGACCGCGAGGCCATCGAGCACGAGGTCGTCTCCAAGCTCAAGGCCGGCATGGCGACGCACGGCTACGCCTATCACTCGGACCACTCGGTCCCCCCCGCCGTGAGTTGGGAGAGCTACCAGCTTGTTATGGAGTTGCTGGATAAGTGGGGGAACTATGAGTAAACAAAGCGATGGGCGATACGCGATGCGCGATGATAGGGTTCAGGGTCTGGGGCGCAGGGTGCGAGGTGTTCGGGTTGTCAGGTCTTCAGATGTTCGGGGACACATCGCTCCTCGCTCTTCGCTCTTCGCCGATCCCCCATCG is a window of Armatimonadota bacterium DNA encoding:
- a CDS encoding corrinoid protein, which codes for MSEHQPLTDAVVKGDRGTATQLTQSLLDSGTPPQNVLASLVEGMDIVGDRFQRNEAFVPEMLIAARAMKESMAILEPHLVKAGIRPEYTAVIGTVQGDLHDIGKNLVAMMWRGAHFNVVDLGTNVSADKFVEAARDNNAHLVGLSALLTTTMPAMKDTVSAIRSAGLSSKVMIGGAPITQEFADSIGADAFAPDAASGVDIARKLLTA